Genomic DNA from Verrucomicrobiota bacterium:
GGTGTTCCCGTTCGAAAGGGAATGGTACGCGCGAAACGCCCCGCGATTACGCGTTCAATGGGTCGGACACCCCTTGCGAGATCGCCCTTTACCCGCCGGACGTTTGGACGAACATGCACCGCGTCCTCTTTTGGCGCTGCTCCCGGGGAGCCGCCGCGCGGAACTGGAAAGTCATTGGACCCCGGTTGTGGAAGCGGCCAGGATTATTCAGGAGCGAACGCGGTTGCGGCCCGTGATGGTGCTGCCGCGCGACGATTTGCTGGACCGCAATCGTGAAGCAGAGCTGCGAGGCCAGGGGGTTGAATTCCGCGTTGGAAATTTAAGCGAGGTGCTGTGCCAATCCGCGCTGGCTCTGGCTTCGACGGGAACGGTCACGCTGGAATGCGCGTTGCACGAAGTTCCGACGGTGGCTTTCTACGTCACCTCGTGGTCCACGTATCAAATCGGGCGCCGCATGATCCGCGTGCCCTACCTCGCCATGCCCAACCTGCTGGCCGGGAAGAAAATCATGCCGGAATGCATCCAGCACGAGGTCACAGGTCGGCGGTTGGCTGAGGAAGCGTTCCACATTCTCGAGAATCCCGAGCGCTTGAAAGAACTGCGCGCTGAACTTCGTCAAGCCGCGCAATCTTTGGGTCCGCCCGGCGCTTGCGCCCGCGCCGCAACGGCGCTGATCGAACTGATCGAAGCTTGAGAACTTAACTGGGCCCGAAACTGAACCTCGCGGTTGCGCTTTCGGTCCGCGGCGTCCCATAGAGAAACCTGCGGATTCCACCCACCTACTCGTCGGTCTGGCTCAATTTGGCGAGCACGCTAAAATCCTCGAGGGTGGTGGTGTCGCCCTTGATCTCGGCGCCGGAGGCGATTTGCTTGAGCAATCGCCGCATGATTTTTCCTGATCGCGTCTTGGGCAGCATTTCGGCGAAGCGAATGTCGTCGGGCTTTGCCACCGGCCCAATCTCCTTGCCGACGTGTTCGCGCAATTCCTTTTGCAACTCGGGCGAGGCCTTGACGCCGGTCTTGAGCGTGACGAACGCTACCAGGGCCTGGCCTTTGAGGCTGTCCGGACGCCCCACCACCGCGGCCTCGGCCACTTTCAAATGGCTCACGAGAGCGCTTTCGACTTCCGCCGTGCCAATGCGATGCCCCGCGACGTTGAGCACGTCATCGATGCGCCCCACGATCCAAAAATAGCCGTCCTTGTCCTGCCGGCAGCCGTCCCCGGTGAAATAGCTGCCGGGGACCTCCTTCCAATACACTTCTTTGTAACGCTGCGGATCGCCCCAAAGGCCTCGGAGCATGCTCGGCCACGGTTTGCGGATCACCAACTTGCCGCCGGAGCCTTTCGGCACCGCGCGGCCTTGATCATCGACCACCTCGGGCAGGATCCCGAAGAAGGGCAACGTGGCGGTGCCTGGCTTGGTGGGCGTGACGCCCGGCAGAGGCGTGATCATGATGGCGCCGGTTTCCGTCTGCCACCAGGTATCGACGATGGGGCAACGTTTGCCGCCGATCACCTCATGATACCAAATCCAGGCCTCGGGATTGATGGGCTCTCCCACCGTCCCCAGCAGGCGCAGCGACGAAAGATCATGTTTCTTCGGCCAGGATTCCCCCCATTTCATGAAGGCGCGGATCGCGGTGGGCGCCGTATAAAGGATGGTGACCCCGTATTTCGCCACAATGCGCCAAAAACGATCTGGCTCGGGATGATTGGGCGCACCCTCGTACATCAGGCTGGTGGCGCCGTTGGCCAGGGGTCCGTAGACGACATAACTGTGCCCCGTCACCCAACCCACATCGGCGGTGCACCAGTACACATCGGTTTCCTTGAGATCGAAAACGTACTTCGAGGTCAGTTTGGCTCCCAACAGATAACCCGCCGTCGTATGCAGGATACCCTTGGGCTTTCCAGTGGAACCGCTGGTGTAAAGAATGAACAACGGCGATTCGCTGTCCATGGCCGCCGGGGCACAAACCGAGGAAGCCCTGCCGCACTCCTCATGCCACCAAACATCAACACCCTCCTTCATCGGGACGTCGTGGCCTGTGCGTTTCAACACGATGACCCTTTCGATGGTGGCGGCCAGACGCTTTCCCGCCGCATCCACCAGATTCAACGCGTCGTCCACGTTCTTCTTCAAGGGAACGATCGCGCCGCGGCGAAAGCCGCCGTCCGAGGTAATCACCAGCTTCGCCTGGGAATCCTGGATGCGATCCGCCACGGACTGCGCGCTGAAGCCGCCAAACACCACCGAGTGCACCGCACCGATCCTCGCGCAAGCCAGCATGGCAATCGCCGCCTCCGGAACCATGGGCAGGTAGATGATGACGCGGTCGCCTTTGCGAAGGCCTGAGTTCTTCAACACATTGGCGAAATTGCAGACTTCGCGGTGCAGTTGCCGGTAGGTGAGCACTCGTTCTTCACCCGGCTTGCCCGGTCCGGCCGGTTCGCCTTCCCAAATGATCGCCGCGCGATTGGCCACCGGCGTGCCCACATGCTTGTCCAGGCAATTGGCGGAAAGATTGAGCTTCCCTCCAACGAACCACTGGCAGGATGGCGTCTTCCAACGCAGCACTTGCTTCCATGGCTTGATCCAGACGAGTTCCTCCTTCGCCTGCTTGGCCCAAAAAGTTTCCGGGGAGCGGATGGACTCCGCGTAAAGCTTTCGATACTGCGCCATGGACGAAAGGCGGGCCTGCTTTGAAAACTCCTTGGAAGGCGGGAAAACCCTCTCTTCATGAAGCATGGACGTGATGTTTTCGCTCATAAGTGAGTGGACAAGTTGAACGGGCTCCAATCTTCGCTGCCTGCACCAAGCCGCGTCAATCCCGCCGTTGTTTGCCC
This window encodes:
- the lpxB gene encoding lipid-A-disaccharide synthase — encoded protein: MPPRQPAECLIVAGEPSGDELASRLVRELQARWPGLRPRFFGAGGPALAAAGVELTVDLTRHSIIGLVEALRQYRFYRGVFDQLIELARRRQPELVICVDFSGFNRRLAAALRRAAAEGPSAGFRNWRPRIAQFVSPQVWASRPGRVKSMQRDLDLLLSVFPFEREWYARNAPRLRVQWVGHPLRDRPLPAGRLDEHAPRPLLALLPGSRRAELESHWTPVVEAARIIQERTRLRPVMVLPRDDLLDRNREAELRGQGVEFRVGNLSEVLCQSALALASTGTVTLECALHEVPTVAFYVTSWSTYQIGRRMIRVPYLAMPNLLAGKKIMPECIQHEVTGRRLAEEAFHILENPERLKELRAELRQAAQSLGPPGACARAATALIELIEA
- the acs gene encoding acetate--CoA ligase, whose amino-acid sequence is MSENITSMLHEERVFPPSKEFSKQARLSSMAQYRKLYAESIRSPETFWAKQAKEELVWIKPWKQVLRWKTPSCQWFVGGKLNLSANCLDKHVGTPVANRAAIIWEGEPAGPGKPGEERVLTYRQLHREVCNFANVLKNSGLRKGDRVIIYLPMVPEAAIAMLACARIGAVHSVVFGGFSAQSVADRIQDSQAKLVITSDGGFRRGAIVPLKKNVDDALNLVDAAGKRLAATIERVIVLKRTGHDVPMKEGVDVWWHEECGRASSVCAPAAMDSESPLFILYTSGSTGKPKGILHTTAGYLLGAKLTSKYVFDLKETDVYWCTADVGWVTGHSYVVYGPLANGATSLMYEGAPNHPEPDRFWRIVAKYGVTILYTAPTAIRAFMKWGESWPKKHDLSSLRLLGTVGEPINPEAWIWYHEVIGGKRCPIVDTWWQTETGAIMITPLPGVTPTKPGTATLPFFGILPEVVDDQGRAVPKGSGGKLVIRKPWPSMLRGLWGDPQRYKEVYWKEVPGSYFTGDGCRQDKDGYFWIVGRIDDVLNVAGHRIGTAEVESALVSHLKVAEAAVVGRPDSLKGQALVAFVTLKTGVKASPELQKELREHVGKEIGPVAKPDDIRFAEMLPKTRSGKIMRRLLKQIASGAEIKGDTTTLEDFSVLAKLSQTDE